The following are from one region of the Salvia splendens isolate huo1 chromosome 2, SspV2, whole genome shotgun sequence genome:
- the LOC121775023 gene encoding uncharacterized protein LOC121775023, whose product MENNVGEQTEGGVGNPPLPPPPPLPQPNEREYIKAFRKENPPKFDGLGEPPKAEAWVRDIERVFEFMGCTDMERLACVTYQLTGPADFWWETKKRTMDPARRETLTWEEFKEEVYNKYVPMSYRRAKVVEFHTLKQGSMTVTEYDRALCEMTRYAPELVDTDEKMAAKFRSGLRPEIRVAVASRRGIPYSENHGRQIVPQQRGNPQRTPYCNRCSKHHVGECRVGGIRCYACGGNGHMSRECPNNNKGGVKNGQVQRPPQQPQPIRQVAPQQARAYALKGNQGQEPQASKGKENLAA is encoded by the exons ATGGAGAACAACGTGGGGGAACAAACAGAGGGAGGTGTCGGGAATCCACCCctgcctccaccaccacctctaccccaacCTAACGAAAGGGAGTACATCAAGGCCTTTCGGAAAGAGAACCCACCCAAGTTCGATGGATTGGGAGAGCCCCCGAAGGCGGAGGCATGGGTACGCGACATTGAGCGTGTCTTTGAGTTTATGGGATGCACGGATATGGAACGCCTGGCCTGCGTGACGTATCAGCTGACAGGACCCgctgacttttggtgggaaacgaagaagagAACCATGGACCCCGCTCGCCGTGAGACGCTTACTTGGGAAGAGTTTAAGGAAGAAGTTTACAATAAGTATGTTCCCATGAGTTATCGGCGGGCGAAGGTAGTGGAGTTCCACACTTTAAAACAAGGAAGTATGACGGTCACGGAGTACGACCGCGCCCTATGTGAGATGACTCGTTATGCGCCAGAATTGGTGGAtacagacgagaagatggctgCGAAGTTCCGTTCCGGCCTTAGGCCCGAGATAAGGGTAGCTGTAGCCAGTCGCaggggaattccttattccgag AATCATGGGCGCCAAATTGTGCCACAGCAGAGGGGAAACCCGCAGAGAACACCCTACTGTAATCGGTGCTCCAAGCATCATGTTGGAGAGTGCCGAGTTGGAGGCATCCGGTGTTACGCCTGCGGTGGAAATgggcacatgtctcgagagtgcccaaacaacaacaaaggtGGAGTGAAGAATGGGCAAGTACAGAGACCACCACAACagcctcaaccaatccgacaagtggccccacaaCAAGCAAGGGCATACGCACTCAAGGGGAATCAAGGGCAGGAACCCCAAGCCAGCAAGGGCAAggagaatttggcag CTTGA